The following are encoded together in the Pseudoalteromonas ruthenica genome:
- a CDS encoding bifunctional 4-hydroxy-2-oxoglutarate aldolase/2-dehydro-3-deoxy-phosphogluconate aldolase, with translation MSIEQILTSAPVVPVVVIDRLEDAEPLAKALYNGGLKALEITLRTPVAAEAVKVMKQAVPDAYVGTGTVIDKATFDASIAAGADFMVSPGVNDQLLELASQCDTPFLPGAATPSEVMRLAERGFSFLKFFPAQAAGGPAMLKSIGGPLPGVKFCPTGGISLDTAPQYLALNNVVCVGGTWMLDKTLIEKQDWHAIEQLARQASQLK, from the coding sequence ATGTCAATTGAACAGATTTTAACATCGGCACCGGTCGTGCCAGTGGTTGTTATCGACCGCTTAGAAGATGCCGAGCCGCTAGCGAAAGCTTTATATAACGGCGGTCTTAAAGCACTGGAGATCACCTTGCGTACTCCCGTTGCTGCAGAAGCAGTGAAGGTGATGAAACAAGCCGTTCCTGATGCGTATGTAGGCACCGGTACGGTGATTGATAAAGCCACATTTGATGCCTCTATTGCAGCCGGAGCTGACTTTATGGTTAGCCCCGGTGTTAACGACCAACTGCTAGAGCTTGCTAGCCAGTGCGATACCCCTTTCTTGCCCGGAGCGGCCACGCCAAGCGAAGTAATGAGGCTCGCTGAGCGTGGCTTCTCTTTTTTGAAGTTTTTCCCTGCCCAGGCAGCAGGAGGCCCAGCGATGCTTAAGTCTATTGGTGGGCCATTACCTGGAGTGAAGTTTTGCCCTACAGGTGGCATTAGTTTAGATACCGCACCCCAGTATTTGGCCCTTAACAACGTAGTCTGTGTGGGCGGAACTTGGATGCTAGATAAAACACTTATTGAAAAACAGGACTGGCACGCAATTGAGCAGCTCGCACGTCAAGCCAGCCAACTGAAATAG
- the gap gene encoding type I glyceraldehyde-3-phosphate dehydrogenase — translation MIKVAINGYGRIGRNTLRALYESGLNTDIQIVAINDLAPANVNAHLTQFDSVHGQFSQKVTLQDDVMVIGSDEIKLVQERDPANLPWAELGVDIVLECTGLFTKREGAAKHIEAGAKKVIVSAPGTDMDATVVHGVNDDVLDASSTIISNASCTTNCLAPVAKALNDSIGIEQGSMTTIHAYTNDQNLSDVYHPDLYRARSATQSMIPTKTGAAKAVGLVLPELAGKLDGMAVRVPTINVSLVDLTFVAKRDTSASEVNEIVKAAAQGAMSQVLDYNELPLVSIDFNHNPASSVFDSTQTKVDGKLVKVMAWYDNEWGFSNRMLDQVKNLAQFL, via the coding sequence ATGATTAAAGTTGCTATTAACGGATATGGCCGTATTGGTCGCAACACTTTGCGTGCACTGTACGAGTCTGGTTTAAATACTGATATTCAAATTGTTGCCATTAATGACTTGGCACCGGCGAACGTCAATGCGCACCTAACACAGTTCGATTCCGTGCACGGCCAATTTTCGCAAAAAGTAACCTTGCAAGATGATGTGATGGTGATTGGCAGTGATGAAATTAAGCTGGTACAAGAGCGTGACCCAGCGAACTTGCCGTGGGCAGAGCTGGGCGTCGATATTGTCCTTGAGTGCACAGGCTTATTTACCAAACGTGAAGGCGCCGCTAAGCACATTGAGGCGGGTGCCAAGAAGGTGATTGTCTCAGCACCAGGTACAGATATGGACGCCACCGTCGTTCATGGTGTTAACGATGATGTTCTCGATGCCAGCAGCACCATTATTTCTAATGCCTCTTGCACCACTAACTGTTTAGCACCCGTGGCCAAAGCACTCAATGACAGCATCGGTATAGAGCAAGGCAGCATGACGACGATTCATGCTTACACCAATGACCAAAATTTATCTGATGTATATCACCCCGACCTTTACCGTGCCCGTAGCGCCACGCAGTCGATGATCCCTACCAAAACTGGCGCTGCTAAGGCCGTTGGTTTGGTACTTCCAGAGCTGGCAGGCAAACTTGATGGCATGGCGGTACGAGTACCGACCATCAACGTGTCTTTGGTCGATTTGACCTTTGTTGCCAAACGCGACACCAGTGCGAGCGAAGTCAATGAAATCGTCAAAGCCGCAGCCCAAGGTGCGATGAGCCAAGTGCTTGATTATAACGAGCTACCGCTGGTTTCCATCGATTTTAATCATAATCCTGCATCATCAGTGTTTGATTCAACGCAAACCAAGGTCGATGGTAAATTGGTTAAAGTAATGGCTTGGTACGACAACGAATGGGGATTCTCAAATCGGATGTTAGACCAAGTGAAAAACTTAGCACAGTTTTTATAG
- a CDS encoding sensor histidine kinase translates to MKLQRFATWLLGSAVLIIGSLIAATTYVYFSLHTLTDVQRQVQQYQYSVDRLVILKNELLLNRDEASVQALHRQIDSHIAAQLSNPFNAQTHAQSALITETQQALEEYIAHLNTLVSLLTRMGLNEDKGLRQHFRAQAHKLQELAEEQNNLILNNEVLELRRREKDYLMRFDDQNLAQHRQHYDAILTLIERQQLGNSASRILKSYGQNFAEVVALFNRIGVHGDEGIRQTLRQQESRIEDLLQRLDIQYTQTQIDDALLAITATLVVVVLVAVVLLAFLQLLSMRVNDSLTRLHRQIRQVMDEEDFSSRTGLDGRDEIGRLGQDIDQLFAFIEELLERLANAQNKLVEEAKLASLGSMVSGFAHELNTPIGVAITSQSLLKDQFSLLKTDFSTGKLKKHTLSALIDNAEQSLALLENNLNRSASLIDTFKMMAAQNQYDKEGLFNVRTTVSHIMTSLQSEFDSAVAIYHIDIDEQLEIISSPAALTHIITCCVRNCLMHGKTSGRTLEVGIRVKVQNSALHVFIEDNGPGIEESLLSKAFEPFITTKRHEGSTGLGLAIVYNLVRSNLDGQITLHNLPQRGLSVHVTFTPKSIQRG, encoded by the coding sequence TTGAAATTACAACGTTTTGCAACCTGGCTTTTGGGCTCAGCTGTCCTCATTATTGGCTCCTTAATTGCCGCCACAACTTATGTCTACTTTAGTTTGCACACCTTAACTGACGTGCAGCGTCAGGTGCAGCAATATCAGTATTCTGTAGACCGATTAGTGATATTAAAAAACGAGCTGCTACTGAATCGCGACGAAGCCAGCGTGCAGGCACTGCATCGGCAAATAGACAGTCATATTGCCGCGCAATTAAGTAATCCTTTTAATGCCCAAACGCATGCCCAATCTGCACTTATCACTGAAACTCAGCAGGCCCTAGAGGAATACATAGCACACCTTAATACCTTGGTGAGTTTGTTAACGCGTATGGGACTCAATGAGGATAAAGGTCTACGCCAGCACTTTCGTGCCCAAGCACATAAACTGCAAGAGTTAGCCGAAGAGCAGAACAACCTCATTCTAAACAACGAAGTATTAGAGCTAAGAAGGCGTGAAAAGGATTACTTAATGCGCTTTGATGACCAGAACCTAGCGCAGCATCGCCAGCATTATGACGCTATACTCACCCTTATAGAGCGCCAGCAACTAGGCAATAGTGCGTCTCGTATACTTAAAAGTTATGGGCAAAACTTTGCAGAAGTGGTGGCGCTGTTTAACCGCATTGGTGTGCATGGTGATGAGGGAATAAGGCAGACGTTAAGGCAGCAGGAAAGCCGCATCGAGGACTTACTGCAGCGACTCGATATTCAATATACGCAAACACAAATCGATGATGCGTTGCTTGCGATTACGGCCACCTTGGTAGTTGTGGTTCTTGTTGCCGTGGTGCTGTTAGCGTTCTTGCAGCTTCTGAGTATGCGCGTCAATGATTCACTCACGCGCTTACACCGGCAAATCAGGCAAGTCATGGACGAAGAGGACTTCTCCTCACGCACTGGCCTAGATGGGCGTGATGAAATAGGGCGGTTGGGTCAGGATATCGATCAACTCTTTGCCTTTATTGAAGAACTTCTTGAACGCTTAGCGAACGCACAAAATAAGCTGGTAGAGGAGGCTAAGCTCGCCAGTTTAGGCAGTATGGTCAGTGGCTTTGCCCATGAACTTAATACGCCAATTGGCGTTGCCATTACTAGCCAGTCATTGTTGAAAGATCAATTTTCCTTACTGAAAACAGATTTTTCCACCGGAAAGTTGAAAAAACACACTCTCAGCGCACTTATTGATAACGCCGAGCAATCGTTAGCGCTGTTGGAAAATAACCTCAATCGCAGCGCCAGTTTGATTGATACATTTAAAATGATGGCGGCACAAAACCAGTATGACAAAGAAGGCCTATTTAACGTGCGCACAACTGTGAGTCATATCATGACTAGTTTGCAGTCTGAGTTTGATTCGGCTGTGGCTATCTACCACATTGATATTGATGAGCAGCTTGAGATAATTTCTTCACCCGCAGCGCTGACCCATATTATAACCTGCTGTGTGCGCAATTGCTTGATGCATGGTAAGACAAGCGGGCGCACGCTGGAAGTCGGTATCAGAGTGAAAGTGCAAAATAGCGCGTTGCACGTGTTTATAGAAGACAATGGGCCCGGCATTGAGGAGTCGTTATTGAGCAAAGCATTTGAGCCTTTCATTACCACCAAGCGTCATGAAGGTAGCACAGGGTTGGGTTTGGCGATTGTCTACAACCTAGTCCGTAGTAATTTAGATGGCCAAATCACCTTGCACAACCTACCACAACGAGGTTTAAGCGTGCATGTAACCTTCACGCCTAAGTCTATCCAGCGCGGATAG
- a CDS encoding metalloregulator ArsR/SmtB family transcription factor, with the protein MAVLFFKALSDDTRLQTCLLIAEQKELCVCELVCALALSQPKISRHLALLKEAGVLATRRDRQWVYYRIDTSQPQWRQQIIATTLNNQAELIEDALARLQAMDNRPSCCD; encoded by the coding sequence ATGGCTGTACTTTTTTTTAAAGCGCTCAGTGATGATACCCGTCTACAGACGTGTTTACTTATTGCCGAGCAAAAAGAGCTGTGTGTGTGCGAGTTGGTTTGCGCCTTGGCACTGAGCCAGCCGAAAATATCTCGCCATTTGGCGCTGCTAAAAGAGGCGGGAGTGTTGGCGACACGCCGAGACCGTCAATGGGTGTATTATCGTATCGACACCAGCCAACCCCAGTGGCGGCAGCAGATTATAGCCACCACGCTAAATAACCAAGCAGAATTAATAGAAGATGCACTGGCGCGATTACAGGCAATGGATAATCGCCCTTCGTGCTGCGATTGA
- a CDS encoding ArsJ-associated glyceraldehyde-3-phosphate dehydrogenase has translation MTLKVGVNGFGRMGRLVLRAAYDWPEIEFVHINDPAGDAATLAHLLEFDSVHGRWQYPVSADDEALCINEQRIQCSANKAIGDTDWSQCDIVIEASGKMKSTELLRQYLAQGVRKVVVTAPVKEQGVLNVVMGVNDALYCPDSHDIVTAASCTTNCLAPVVKVLQDKIGIKHGSMTTIHDITNTQTILDAPHKDLRRARACGMSLIPTTTGSATAITHIFPELKGKLNGHAVRVPLANASITDCVFELNRETTEQELNAWFKEAAQGELKGILGYEEKPLVSIDYRTDPRSSIVDALSTMVVNGTQAKLYLWYDNEWGYANRTAELMRKVGNSL, from the coding sequence ATGACATTGAAAGTAGGCGTTAATGGCTTTGGCCGCATGGGACGGTTGGTGTTGCGCGCAGCGTATGACTGGCCGGAAATAGAGTTTGTTCATATCAACGACCCCGCAGGTGATGCTGCTACGCTCGCGCACTTATTGGAATTTGATTCGGTGCACGGACGTTGGCAATACCCAGTTAGCGCTGATGATGAGGCTCTGTGCATCAATGAGCAGCGTATCCAATGCAGCGCCAATAAAGCCATTGGCGATACCGACTGGTCGCAGTGTGATATTGTTATTGAAGCGTCCGGGAAGATGAAAAGTACTGAATTGCTGCGCCAGTATCTCGCTCAAGGGGTGCGTAAAGTCGTGGTCACCGCTCCGGTTAAAGAACAAGGCGTCCTGAATGTGGTGATGGGCGTTAATGATGCGCTGTATTGCCCAGATAGCCATGATATTGTCACTGCGGCTTCATGCACCACCAATTGCCTCGCGCCGGTGGTTAAAGTGCTGCAGGATAAAATTGGTATTAAGCATGGCTCCATGACTACCATCCACGATATCACCAATACGCAAACGATTTTGGATGCCCCTCATAAGGACTTACGTCGAGCGCGCGCCTGTGGTATGAGCCTGATCCCAACCACCACCGGCTCGGCCACAGCCATCACCCATATCTTTCCTGAACTTAAAGGCAAGCTCAACGGTCACGCAGTGCGAGTGCCCCTAGCGAATGCATCGATCACCGACTGTGTGTTTGAGCTTAACCGTGAAACCACAGAACAAGAGTTAAATGCCTGGTTTAAAGAGGCAGCTCAGGGCGAGCTCAAGGGCATCCTGGGTTATGAAGAAAAGCCGCTGGTATCAATAGACTACCGCACCGATCCGCGTTCAAGCATCGTTGATGCCCTGTCGACCATGGTGGTCAATGGCACCCAGGCGAAGTTGTACTTGTGGTATGACAACGAGTGGGGTTATGCCAATCGCACCGCCGAGCTGATGCGCAAAGTCGGCAATAGCCTGTAG
- the arsJ gene encoding organoarsenical effux MFS transporter ArsJ, whose amino-acid sequence MNTSPIQQYGVITANYWAFTLSDGALRMLVVLYFYQLGYAPLAIAMLFLFYEFFGVVTNLVGGWLGARIGLNRTMQIGMALQLIALAMLLVDKSWLSVPWVMAAQALSGIAKDLNKMSAKSAIKTVVSDTQQGRLYRWIALLTGSKNALKGAGYFAGGTLLSLLGFSGAVIALMAVVGAGFILSALLLGEDLGRSKFKPKFRQLFSKNAALNRLAAARMLLFASRDVWFVVALPVFFISELGWQHTEVGSFMALWIIGYGVVQSIAPRLSRHARVSVFHQATAFSALLTLTTALLIAVWLLFVTTQSVQNIVLVVGLLCFGAVFAVNSSLHSYLVVKLADRDAVSLDVGFYYMANAMGRLIGTVLSGWLYQQSGLLACLVSALLMQIATWWVTRKIA is encoded by the coding sequence ATGAATACATCGCCAATTCAGCAGTATGGCGTGATCACCGCAAATTATTGGGCCTTTACGCTCAGCGATGGCGCCCTGCGCATGCTGGTGGTTCTGTACTTCTACCAGCTTGGCTATGCGCCCTTGGCCATTGCCATGCTGTTTTTGTTTTACGAGTTTTTTGGCGTGGTAACCAACCTTGTGGGGGGCTGGCTAGGGGCTCGTATCGGCCTCAATCGCACCATGCAAATAGGCATGGCATTGCAACTGATTGCCCTGGCCATGTTGTTAGTGGACAAAAGCTGGCTCAGTGTGCCCTGGGTAATGGCGGCGCAAGCACTCAGTGGCATTGCCAAAGATCTCAATAAAATGAGCGCGAAAAGTGCCATTAAAACCGTGGTCAGTGACACACAACAAGGGCGTTTATACCGCTGGATAGCGCTACTTACCGGGTCTAAAAATGCCTTAAAAGGGGCGGGCTACTTTGCCGGTGGTACGCTGCTGTCGTTACTCGGTTTTAGCGGTGCGGTGATTGCGTTAATGGCCGTGGTGGGTGCTGGCTTTATCCTCAGTGCCTTGCTGCTCGGTGAGGATCTAGGTCGTAGTAAGTTTAAACCTAAGTTTCGACAATTGTTTTCTAAGAACGCGGCACTGAATCGCCTAGCAGCTGCGCGTATGTTGCTTTTTGCTTCTCGCGATGTCTGGTTTGTGGTGGCCTTACCGGTGTTTTTTATTAGTGAGCTTGGTTGGCAACACACCGAGGTTGGCAGTTTTATGGCACTGTGGATTATTGGCTATGGCGTAGTGCAAAGTATCGCGCCGCGCTTGAGCCGTCATGCCCGTGTATCGGTGTTTCACCAAGCAACCGCATTTAGTGCATTGTTGACGCTAACAACGGCGCTGTTAATAGCGGTGTGGTTGCTGTTTGTCACCACCCAGAGTGTGCAAAATATTGTCTTGGTGGTCGGGTTATTGTGTTTTGGTGCGGTGTTTGCGGTTAACTCATCGCTGCATAGTTACCTGGTTGTCAAACTCGCAGACAGAGATGCGGTGTCTTTGGATGTGGGCTTTTATTACATGGCCAACGCCATGGGAAGGCTTATTGGCACCGTGTTATCGGGTTGGTTATACCAACAAAGCGGACTACTGGCTTGTTTAGTCAGCGCGTTATTGATGCAAATAGCCACCTGGTGGGTGACCCGAAAGATAGCTTAA
- the lepB gene encoding signal peptidase I — protein MSQPAKRRHWAAQLIKNNRGFICFIIGMSVFRSAFADWYTVPTGSMLPTIEVGDRITVNKMAYDLRVPFSDVSLLRMGEPERGDIVVFDSKAADNRLIKRVVGVPGDTIAMHDEVLIINGQAQRYKVTKENAKALFATELLGDLAHAIRIDKTRAMHAGNFAPILIPNDHYLMMGDNRRNSADSRYYGLVPRGELKGKAHHVAFSLDYDHYYLPKRERFGESLYSYSE, from the coding sequence ATGTCTCAACCAGCTAAACGCCGCCATTGGGCTGCGCAATTAATTAAGAACAACCGTGGATTTATCTGTTTTATTATCGGCATGTCGGTATTTCGCAGCGCTTTTGCTGATTGGTATACCGTGCCGACGGGCTCTATGCTGCCAACAATAGAAGTGGGTGACCGTATTACCGTGAATAAGATGGCTTATGATTTGCGCGTCCCTTTTAGTGATGTTTCACTGTTACGAATGGGCGAGCCAGAGCGTGGCGATATTGTGGTGTTTGATTCCAAGGCAGCTGATAACCGCCTCATTAAGCGTGTTGTGGGAGTGCCAGGCGATACCATCGCTATGCACGATGAGGTGTTAATTATCAATGGCCAGGCGCAGCGTTATAAGGTGACAAAGGAGAACGCTAAGGCGTTATTTGCCACCGAGTTGCTCGGTGACCTCGCCCATGCCATTCGTATTGATAAAACCCGTGCCATGCATGCTGGTAACTTTGCGCCGATACTTATCCCCAACGATCACTATTTAATGATGGGCGATAACCGCCGTAACAGTGCCGACTCTCGCTACTATGGCTTAGTGCCACGGGGAGAGTTAAAAGGGAAAGCTCATCACGTGGCCTTTTCTTTGGACTATGACCATTATTACCTGCCTAAGCGAGAGCGCTTTGGTGAATCCTTATACAGCTACAGTGAGTAA
- a CDS encoding DUF998 domain-containing protein, with amino-acid sequence MQSIVQYSGIAASIWLITGVYVASLFYPQYSHTRQFCSELGATGSPTHTLSPLINNYPLGLLFTLFGAYVISVSDGSLAYLSIGILVIVHGVSTWGCGLFAMDSDPYTEHPTLSCTIHSYCGALMLLSLLIAPSIVALSSEFTSLMRGFSLLCVCACLYFCYQLHLAFKARTYPGLYQRLSYGWQILWLVVFSFYIID; translated from the coding sequence ATGCAAAGCATAGTGCAATATTCGGGGATCGCTGCCTCTATCTGGCTCATCACTGGGGTCTATGTTGCGTCACTGTTCTATCCTCAATACAGCCATACTCGCCAGTTTTGTAGCGAGCTTGGCGCCACAGGCAGCCCGACACATACCCTCTCACCGCTGATAAATAATTATCCATTAGGGCTGCTCTTTACTCTGTTTGGCGCTTATGTCATCAGCGTCAGCGACGGTTCACTGGCCTATCTGAGTATCGGCATCTTAGTCATTGTGCATGGGGTATCAACCTGGGGATGCGGGCTGTTTGCGATGGATAGCGACCCCTATACTGAGCACCCCACCCTGAGCTGCACCATTCACTCCTATTGTGGGGCGCTGATGTTGCTTTCCTTGCTCATTGCCCCGAGCATAGTCGCGTTATCATCGGAGTTCACATCGCTTATGCGGGGATTCTCGCTACTGTGTGTCTGCGCCTGCTTATATTTTTGCTATCAGCTTCATCTAGCTTTTAAAGCACGCACTTACCCAGGCCTATATCAACGTTTGAGTTACGGCTGGCAAATCTTATGGTTGGTGGTGTTCTCCTTTTATATAATTGACTAG
- a CDS encoding ATPase, whose translation MQQLHGLSKLALLNTADYAKCVIPLHKSSSICAPNNTGKSSVINALQFPLINDLRLTEWDGHNLEETRKFYFASDQSYILLEADLPHGKVVIGVAGLGKIAGFAHQYFCYNGALNLEDFTDNKRIVKYTRLFKHLQDIGYQPLELKAQELNALLIGGATPFDGDINLRMIPLNNVSDAPTYKEIFRRMLNLHKLGAGDVKRFMLRVFERHMSNAHVDFYEVWQRAFDKVNRARRELNALETMQEPIAALENMLEHQSALKGKLGAYGPKIDVALGEYAEYFEAQNDELNEQLSAIESQKHEFEQKQRLYVQQSRDIERKMTELNAWFSDFDALHHEFELANSDTLHSELKALKGEYETLSHSLKSAEGQSLHTLDFRIKETQKQIKSLKLQLKNLEYNLFTRMREDLSLKEVEEISRILNPDLLSFATTSGGEISIDDEHAFGDFLSLLSEAIRGGELVLPGATIKLKKLPVVQMQSGADKAQLTEQLQSLEHSLTDLKAQRDVAADVAGKQAERDALYEQLMAQEAALKRYEQYQVMQRSQQAQQALMETLNAEQEEVDGYLSEVQQSAAGIADSRAIVNSKIEALARQKARLEQVKSERIDHTLDVVDGKVTPYLIDINFDFDSLADTIHTFNKDCQELRNFDINIRNTYLHIYNAGITKFDNESDELSKYQKLISAYHNIDNEREAVNRQARVALTEVAATIKGLRQDLDRLTAEMRLFNDGISEQQISNLQGFKIDVLPRQMLVQSIDTILATSDLYEQGDSLDLLSEQHINESQVNEAKDQLIKLASEKAGLTLSDLFDIRFQVINRAGETEYFDKIDSAGSNGTRITIKLLCGMLFIRHLLSDKEKSLYRVPLYIDEAADIDPQNQQAIIETALSFGFVPIFASVKPQISCDYIVPIRTLGDGKQNWVDERDWIKVEQDQAS comes from the coding sequence ATGCAGCAGTTACACGGATTAAGCAAACTCGCGTTGTTAAATACCGCCGACTATGCCAAGTGCGTTATCCCCTTGCATAAAAGTAGCTCCATATGTGCCCCTAATAATACCGGAAAAAGCTCGGTCATTAATGCCTTACAGTTTCCTTTGATTAACGATTTGCGGCTCACCGAGTGGGATGGCCATAACTTAGAGGAAACTCGTAAGTTCTATTTTGCCTCCGACCAATCCTACATTTTATTGGAGGCTGATCTTCCCCATGGCAAAGTGGTTATCGGCGTCGCTGGGCTAGGTAAAATCGCCGGTTTCGCTCATCAGTACTTTTGCTATAACGGCGCTTTAAATTTAGAGGATTTTACCGACAATAAACGCATCGTTAAGTACACCCGGTTATTTAAGCATTTACAAGACATAGGCTACCAGCCGCTCGAGCTTAAGGCGCAAGAGCTCAATGCCTTGCTGATTGGCGGTGCTACACCCTTTGACGGCGATATCAATTTACGCATGATCCCGCTTAATAATGTCAGCGACGCACCTACTTACAAAGAAATTTTTCGCCGTATGCTTAATCTTCATAAGCTCGGGGCCGGCGATGTTAAACGCTTTATGCTGCGTGTGTTTGAACGCCATATGTCCAACGCCCATGTAGACTTCTACGAAGTGTGGCAACGCGCCTTTGATAAGGTTAACCGAGCCCGCCGCGAGCTCAATGCCTTAGAGACCATGCAAGAGCCCATTGCCGCCTTGGAAAATATGCTGGAACATCAAAGCGCACTCAAGGGGAAGCTGGGTGCCTATGGGCCGAAAATAGATGTTGCCTTGGGCGAGTATGCTGAGTACTTCGAGGCGCAAAATGACGAGCTCAATGAGCAACTCTCGGCCATTGAATCGCAAAAGCACGAGTTTGAGCAAAAACAGCGTTTATATGTGCAACAATCTCGGGATATTGAGCGCAAAATGACCGAACTCAACGCCTGGTTTAGTGATTTCGATGCCCTGCATCATGAGTTTGAACTCGCCAACAGTGATACCTTACACAGCGAGCTCAAAGCACTGAAGGGTGAATATGAAACCCTTAGTCACTCGCTGAAAAGCGCCGAAGGACAAAGCTTACACACCTTAGATTTCCGTATTAAGGAAACGCAAAAGCAAATCAAAAGCCTGAAATTGCAACTCAAAAACCTTGAGTACAACCTGTTTACTCGCATGCGCGAAGATTTATCGCTTAAAGAGGTTGAAGAAATTTCGCGCATTTTAAACCCAGACTTGCTCTCTTTTGCCACCACCAGCGGCGGCGAAATTAGCATTGACGATGAGCACGCCTTTGGCGACTTCTTAAGCCTGTTGAGCGAGGCGATACGCGGCGGCGAATTAGTGCTGCCCGGTGCCACCATCAAGCTTAAAAAGCTGCCTGTGGTGCAAATGCAAAGTGGCGCCGATAAAGCACAGCTCACCGAGCAATTGCAGTCATTGGAGCATTCATTAACCGATTTAAAAGCGCAGCGTGACGTAGCCGCCGATGTCGCCGGCAAACAAGCTGAGCGTGACGCCCTTTATGAACAGTTGATGGCCCAAGAGGCGGCATTAAAGCGCTATGAGCAATACCAGGTGATGCAGCGCTCGCAGCAAGCGCAGCAGGCACTGATGGAGACCCTGAACGCCGAACAGGAAGAGGTGGATGGTTATCTCAGCGAGGTACAGCAAAGTGCAGCGGGGATTGCCGATAGCCGCGCAATAGTGAACTCCAAGATAGAAGCCCTGGCACGACAAAAGGCACGCTTAGAGCAGGTTAAAAGCGAGCGTATCGACCACACGCTAGATGTTGTAGACGGTAAGGTGACGCCGTACTTAATCGACATTAACTTTGATTTTGATTCACTGGCTGACACCATTCATACCTTTAACAAAGATTGTCAGGAGCTGCGCAACTTCGATATTAATATTCGCAACACCTACTTACACATCTACAATGCCGGGATTACCAAGTTCGACAACGAAAGCGATGAGCTGAGTAAATACCAAAAGCTCATCAGTGCCTATCACAACATTGATAACGAACGCGAAGCCGTCAACCGCCAAGCCCGTGTGGCCCTCACCGAGGTAGCGGCAACGATCAAAGGGTTACGCCAAGACCTGGATAGGTTAACGGCAGAGATGCGGTTATTTAACGATGGTATCAGTGAGCAGCAAATCTCTAACCTGCAAGGCTTTAAAATTGATGTGCTGCCTAGGCAGATGCTAGTGCAAAGCATTGATACCATTTTGGCGACCTCTGATCTGTATGAACAAGGTGACAGCCTTGATTTACTCTCAGAGCAGCATATCAACGAGTCGCAGGTGAATGAGGCGAAAGATCAGTTAATTAAGCTCGCCTCGGAAAAGGCTGGGCTGACATTGAGTGATTTATTCGATATTCGCTTTCAGGTGATTAATCGCGCTGGCGAAACCGAGTACTTCGATAAAATAGACTCCGCTGGCTCCAATGGCACCCGTATCACCATTAAACTGCTATGTGGCATGCTATTTATACGCCATTTGCTATCCGACAAAGAAAAGAGCCTGTATCGCGTGCCTTTATATATTGATGAAGCGGCTGATATTGACCCACAAAACCAACAGGCGATCATTGAAACCGCACTGAGCTTTGGCTTTGTGCCTATTTTTGCTTCGGTGAAGCCGCAAATAAGCTGCGACTATATCGTCCCGATTCGCACCCTAGGTGATGGTAAACAGAACTGGGTTGACGAGCGTGACTGGATTAAAGTAGAGCAAGACCAAGCTAGCTAA
- a CDS encoding condensin complex protein MksE: MSQIDLSQLTQLHYINKKLVSGYHVSEQDNLAWQELDQQRDQYELLFTALGHTLVHDARGFYYFAMDEGTANMGKISRAIALFIYTLIEHYANAGKDPMRALFDSEVDLELCQELVLHNKVLFDQLEIFSGTDLRKDVLMRMVRLGLCKEKDHAFRLLAPIHRYLDALLEVNSDALESAEEL; encoded by the coding sequence ATGAGTCAGATTGATTTATCGCAGCTAACGCAACTGCATTACATTAACAAAAAACTAGTCAGTGGCTACCACGTCAGCGAGCAAGACAACTTGGCCTGGCAAGAGCTAGACCAACAGCGAGACCAATACGAGCTGTTATTTACGGCCTTAGGCCACACCCTTGTGCATGATGCGCGAGGCTTTTATTACTTCGCTATGGATGAAGGCACCGCCAATATGGGTAAAATATCGCGGGCCATCGCGCTTTTTATCTACACCTTAATCGAACACTACGCCAATGCCGGTAAAGATCCAATGCGTGCGCTATTCGACAGTGAGGTGGATTTAGAGCTATGCCAAGAGTTGGTATTGCACAACAAGGTGCTGTTTGACCAACTGGAGATTTTCTCCGGCACCGACCTGCGCAAAGACGTGTTAATGCGCATGGTGCGCTTAGGGCTATGCAAAGAAAAAGACCATGCCTTTCGCCTACTCGCGCCCATCCACCGCTATTTAGATGCCCTATTAGAAGTAAACAGTGATGCGCTTGAAAGCGCCGAGGAGCTATAA